The proteins below are encoded in one region of Juglans microcarpa x Juglans regia isolate MS1-56 chromosome 4D, Jm3101_v1.0, whole genome shotgun sequence:
- the LOC121261370 gene encoding kinesin-like protein KIN-14S isoform X7 — translation MDDRTVETPSENFKTPLEDSISRSEHTQEIETSQILETETSESGIDKETSPDQGQTLPILKKIIDLSTKVQELKKEYSVLSDQVKLTTDSFPGLEVLNTLGLLSTEYELLKKKYVEESSERKRLYNEVIELKGNIRVFCRCRPLNQTEITNGCAPVVEFDSTQDNELQVVCSDSAKKQFKFDHIFRPEDNQEVVFAQTKPIATSVLDGYNVCIFAYGQTGTGKTFTMEGTPENRGVNYRTLEELFRISEERGGIIRYGLFVSMLEVYNEKIRDLLVENSNQPAKKLEIKQAAEGTQEVPGLVEARVYGTEDVWELLKSGSRVRSVGSTNANELSSRSHCLLRVTIKGENLINGHCTKSHLWLVDLAGSERVGRTEVEGERLKESQFINKSLSALGDVISALASKTAHIPYRNSKLTHILQSSLGGDCKTLMFVQISPDVADLGETLCSLNFASRVRGIESGPARKQVDFNELFKYKQMAEKLKHDEKETKKLQDNLQSLQLRLSAREHICRNLQEKVRDLENQLAEERKTRLKQEARAFSAASVQPSALPSLKQAGQKSITQKKPPLGPSKLRLPLRRITNFLSQPSPIPPKKTSKTTSIIPASGGGKENITTTTMAATNAKGLMKPRRFSVAVRPPPPPLSSTTTATQVLQPRRRVSIATLRPEPSSQMSTPLHTSTSRFKNDSAMGRQSFVRDPRKARYSRLFSPLPESRSRAAETTPTAMRSSSKFMGSPPTQAGSSKLRHTTVVALQRKALVWSPLKLRSLKNNRKPSLLPSRSSTDIQCNPPHITY, via the exons ATGGAtg ATCGAACCGTGGAAACTCCTTCAGAGAACT TTAAAACCCCCCTAGAGGATTCAATTTCTCGCTCAG aaCATACTCAAGAGATTGAAACCAGCCAAATTCTAGAGACTGAAACTAGCGAATCAGGCATAGATaaag AAACTTCTCCAGACCAGGGGCAGACCCTTCctatattgaagaaaataattgatttgagcACCAAAGTGCAG GAACTGAAGAAAGAGTACAGTGTCCTATCTGATCAAGTGAAGCTTACTACAGATTCCTTCCCTGGCCTTGAAGTTCTCAACACTCTTGGGCTTCTCA GTACTGAATATgaacttttaaagaaaaagtatgTTGAAGAATCATCTGAACGCAAGAGGCTCTACAATGAAGTAATTGAGCTTAAAGGCAATATCAGGGTCTTTTGCAGATGTAGACCTTTAAACCAAACTGAAATTACAAATGGGTGTGCTCCTGTTGTTGAATTTGACTCAACTCAAGATAATGAGCTTCAGGTCGTTTGCTCTGATTCTGCAAAAAAACAATTTAAGTTTGACCATATCTTTAGGCCTGAAGACAACCAAG AAGTTGTTTTTGCTCAAACTAAGCCTATCGCAACTTCGGTGTTGGACGGTTATAATGTCTGCATATTTGCCTATGGACAAACCGGAACTGGGAAGACATTTACGATGGAGGGCACACCTGAAAATAGAGGAGTTAACTACAGGACTCTAGAGGAGTTGTTTCGGATTTCTGAAGAGAGAGGTGGAATTATTAGATATGGATTGTTTGTGAGCATGTTAGAAGTTTACAACGAGAAGATACGGGACCTACTGGTTGAAAACTCCAATCAACCAGCAAAGAA GTTGGAGATAAAGCAAGCAGCAGAGGGAACACAGGAAGTCCCAGGACTAGTTGAAGCTCGTGTTTATGGTACCGAGGATGTTTGGGAGCTGCTGAAGTCTGGAAGCCGAGTCAGATCGGTTGGCTCCACCAATGCTAATGAGCTCAGCAGTCGTTCTCACTG CTTGTTAAGAGTGACGATTAAAGgggaaaatttaataaatggaCACTGCACAAAAAGTCATCTTTGGCTGGTAGACTTGGCTGGTAGTGAGCGTGTGGGGAGAACTGAAGTTGAAGGTGAAAGATTGAAGGAATCTCAGTTCATTAACAAATCTCTCTCAGCGCTTGGTGATGTTATTTCTGCCCTTGCATCAAAAACGGCTCACATTCCTtacag GAACTCCAAGCTTACTCATATTCTGCAGAGCTCTCTAG GGGGAGATTGCAAGACCCTGATGTTTGTCCAGATCAGCCCTGATGTAGCTGATCTGGGAGAAACTCTTTGTTCCCTGAATTTTGCCAGCCGAGTCCGAGGAATTGAGAGTGGACCTGCTCGCAAACAGGTGGACTTTAACGAGCTCTTCAAGTACAAGCAAATG GCAGAAAAGCTCAAGCACGATGAGAAGGAGACAAAGAAATTGCAGGATAACTTGCAGTCTTTGCAGTTGAGGCTTTCTGCTAGAGAACATATCTGCAGGAATCTTCAAGAGAAG GTTCGAGACCTTGAGAACCAACTGGCAGAGGAAAGGAAAACCCGACTAAAGCAGGAAGCTAGAGCTTTTTCTGCCGCTTCTGTTCAGCCCTCAGCGTTGCCATCTTTAAAACAAGCAGGACAGAAGTCTATCACACAGAAAAAGCCACCCTTGGGGCCTTCAAAGCTGAGGTTGCCACTTCGAAGAATTACCAATTTCCTGTCGCAGCCATCTCCCATACCGCCTAAAAAGACCAGCAAAACCACTTCTATCATCCCAGCGTCAGGAGGAGGCAAAGAAAACATTACTACAACAACAATGGCAGCAACGAACGCCAAAGGCCTTATGAAACCGAGACGGTTCTCTGTTGCCGTGagaccacctcctcctcctctttcatcaacaacaacagcaactcAGGTTCTTCAGCCTAGGAGACGAGTCTCCATTGCCACCCTCCGCCCAGAACCCAGCTCTCAGATGTCAACGCCACTCCACACCTCCACCTCGCGATTTAAAAATGATAGCGCAATGGGCCGGCAGTCATTTGTGAGGGACCCACGGAAGGCAAGGTATTCAAGGTTGTTTTCTCCATTGCCAGAGTCGAGGAGTAGGGCAGCAGAGACAACACCAACCGCCATGAGGAGCAGCAGCAAGTTCATGGGAAGTCCCCCAACACAGGCCGGTTCATCCAAATTGAGACATACAACAGTTGTTGCACTACAACGGAAGGCATTAGTGTGGAGTCCGCTCAAGTTGAGAAGCTTGAAGAATAACAGGAAGCCCTCATTGTTGCCTTCTCGATCCTCCACTGATATTCAATGTAATCCTCCACACATTACATACTGA
- the LOC121261370 gene encoding kinesin-like protein KIN-14S isoform X5, whose protein sequence is MDDRTVETPSENFKTPLEDSISRSEHTQEIETSQILETETSESGIDKVERSSNFTDENSLSNGIQETSPDQGQTLPILKKIIDLSTKVQELKKEYSVLSDQVKLTTDSFPGLEVLNTLGLLSTEYELLKKKYVEESSERKRLYNEVIELKGNIRVFCRCRPLNQTEITNGCAPVVEFDSTQDNELQVVCSDSAKKQFKFDHIFRPEDNQEVVFAQTKPIATSVLDGYNVCIFAYGQTGTGKTFTMEGTPENRGVNYRTLEELFRISEERGGIIRYGLFVSMLEVYNEKIRDLLVENSNQPAKKLEIKQAAEGTQEVPGLVEARVYGTEDVWELLKSGSRVRSVGSTNANELSSRSHCLLRVTIKGENLINGHCTKSHLWLVDLAGSERVGRTEVEGERLKESQFINKSLSALGDVISALASKTAHIPYRNSKLTHILQSSLGGDCKTLMFVQISPDVADLGETLCSLNFASRVRGIESGPARKQVDFNELFKYKQMAEKLKHDEKETKKLQDNLQSLQLRLSAREHICRNLQEKVRDLENQLAEERKTRLKQEARAFSAASVQPSALPSLKQAGQKSITQKKPPLGPSKLRLPLRRITNFLSQPSPIPPKKTSKTTSIIPASGGGKENITTTTMAATNAKGLMKPRRFSVAVRPPPPPLSSTTTATQVLQPRRRVSIATLRPEPSSQMSTPLHTSTSRFKNDSAMGRQSFVRDPRKARYSRLFSPLPESRSRAAETTPTAMRSSSKFMGSPPTQAGSSKLRHTTVVALQRKALVWSPLKLRSLKNNRKPSLLPSRSSTDIQCNPPHITY, encoded by the exons ATGGAtg ATCGAACCGTGGAAACTCCTTCAGAGAACT TTAAAACCCCCCTAGAGGATTCAATTTCTCGCTCAG aaCATACTCAAGAGATTGAAACCAGCCAAATTCTAGAGACTGAAACTAGCGAATCAGGCATAGATaaag TTGAGAGAAGTTCCAATTTTACGGATGAGAATAGCTTGTCAAATGGAATACAAGAAACTTCTCCAGACCAGGGGCAGACCCTTCctatattgaagaaaataattgatttgagcACCAAAGTGCAG GAACTGAAGAAAGAGTACAGTGTCCTATCTGATCAAGTGAAGCTTACTACAGATTCCTTCCCTGGCCTTGAAGTTCTCAACACTCTTGGGCTTCTCA GTACTGAATATgaacttttaaagaaaaagtatgTTGAAGAATCATCTGAACGCAAGAGGCTCTACAATGAAGTAATTGAGCTTAAAGGCAATATCAGGGTCTTTTGCAGATGTAGACCTTTAAACCAAACTGAAATTACAAATGGGTGTGCTCCTGTTGTTGAATTTGACTCAACTCAAGATAATGAGCTTCAGGTCGTTTGCTCTGATTCTGCAAAAAAACAATTTAAGTTTGACCATATCTTTAGGCCTGAAGACAACCAAG AAGTTGTTTTTGCTCAAACTAAGCCTATCGCAACTTCGGTGTTGGACGGTTATAATGTCTGCATATTTGCCTATGGACAAACCGGAACTGGGAAGACATTTACGATGGAGGGCACACCTGAAAATAGAGGAGTTAACTACAGGACTCTAGAGGAGTTGTTTCGGATTTCTGAAGAGAGAGGTGGAATTATTAGATATGGATTGTTTGTGAGCATGTTAGAAGTTTACAACGAGAAGATACGGGACCTACTGGTTGAAAACTCCAATCAACCAGCAAAGAA GTTGGAGATAAAGCAAGCAGCAGAGGGAACACAGGAAGTCCCAGGACTAGTTGAAGCTCGTGTTTATGGTACCGAGGATGTTTGGGAGCTGCTGAAGTCTGGAAGCCGAGTCAGATCGGTTGGCTCCACCAATGCTAATGAGCTCAGCAGTCGTTCTCACTG CTTGTTAAGAGTGACGATTAAAGgggaaaatttaataaatggaCACTGCACAAAAAGTCATCTTTGGCTGGTAGACTTGGCTGGTAGTGAGCGTGTGGGGAGAACTGAAGTTGAAGGTGAAAGATTGAAGGAATCTCAGTTCATTAACAAATCTCTCTCAGCGCTTGGTGATGTTATTTCTGCCCTTGCATCAAAAACGGCTCACATTCCTtacag GAACTCCAAGCTTACTCATATTCTGCAGAGCTCTCTAG GGGGAGATTGCAAGACCCTGATGTTTGTCCAGATCAGCCCTGATGTAGCTGATCTGGGAGAAACTCTTTGTTCCCTGAATTTTGCCAGCCGAGTCCGAGGAATTGAGAGTGGACCTGCTCGCAAACAGGTGGACTTTAACGAGCTCTTCAAGTACAAGCAAATG GCAGAAAAGCTCAAGCACGATGAGAAGGAGACAAAGAAATTGCAGGATAACTTGCAGTCTTTGCAGTTGAGGCTTTCTGCTAGAGAACATATCTGCAGGAATCTTCAAGAGAAG GTTCGAGACCTTGAGAACCAACTGGCAGAGGAAAGGAAAACCCGACTAAAGCAGGAAGCTAGAGCTTTTTCTGCCGCTTCTGTTCAGCCCTCAGCGTTGCCATCTTTAAAACAAGCAGGACAGAAGTCTATCACACAGAAAAAGCCACCCTTGGGGCCTTCAAAGCTGAGGTTGCCACTTCGAAGAATTACCAATTTCCTGTCGCAGCCATCTCCCATACCGCCTAAAAAGACCAGCAAAACCACTTCTATCATCCCAGCGTCAGGAGGAGGCAAAGAAAACATTACTACAACAACAATGGCAGCAACGAACGCCAAAGGCCTTATGAAACCGAGACGGTTCTCTGTTGCCGTGagaccacctcctcctcctctttcatcaacaacaacagcaactcAGGTTCTTCAGCCTAGGAGACGAGTCTCCATTGCCACCCTCCGCCCAGAACCCAGCTCTCAGATGTCAACGCCACTCCACACCTCCACCTCGCGATTTAAAAATGATAGCGCAATGGGCCGGCAGTCATTTGTGAGGGACCCACGGAAGGCAAGGTATTCAAGGTTGTTTTCTCCATTGCCAGAGTCGAGGAGTAGGGCAGCAGAGACAACACCAACCGCCATGAGGAGCAGCAGCAAGTTCATGGGAAGTCCCCCAACACAGGCCGGTTCATCCAAATTGAGACATACAACAGTTGTTGCACTACAACGGAAGGCATTAGTGTGGAGTCCGCTCAAGTTGAGAAGCTTGAAGAATAACAGGAAGCCCTCATTGTTGCCTTCTCGATCCTCCACTGATATTCAATGTAATCCTCCACACATTACATACTGA
- the LOC121261370 gene encoding kinesin-like protein KIN-14S isoform X2, with protein MDDRTVETPSENCNFFASSYDLNPSLPSASVKTPLEDSISRSEHTQEIETSQILETETSESGIDKVERSSNFTDENSLSNGIQETSPDQGQTLPILKKIIDLSTKVQELKKEYSVLSDQVKLTTDSFPGLEVLNTLGLLSTEYELLKKKYVEESSERKRLYNEVIELKGNIRVFCRCRPLNQTEITNGCAPVVEFDSTQDNELQVVCSDSAKKQFKFDHIFRPEDNQEVVFAQTKPIATSVLDGYNVCIFAYGQTGTGKTFTMEGTPENRGVNYRTLEELFRISEERGGIIRYGLFVSMLEVYNEKIRDLLVENSNQPAKKLEIKQAAEGTQEVPGLVEARVYGTEDVWELLKSGSRVRSVGSTNANELSSRSHCLLRVTIKGENLINGHCTKSHLWLVDLAGSERVGRTEVEGERLKESQFINKSLSALGDVISALASKTAHIPYRNSKLTHILQSSLGGDCKTLMFVQISPDVADLGETLCSLNFASRVRGIESGPARKQVDFNELFKYKQMAEKLKHDEKETKKLQDNLQSLQLRLSAREHICRNLQEKVRDLENQLAEERKTRLKQEARAFSAASVQPSALPSLKQAGQKSITQKKPPLGPSKLRLPLRRITNFLSQPSPIPPKKTSKTTSIIPASGGGKENITTTTMAATNAKGLMKPRRFSVAVRPPPPPLSSTTTATQVLQPRRRVSIATLRPEPSSQMSTPLHTSTSRFKNDSAMGRQSFVRDPRKARYSRLFSPLPESRSRAAETTPTAMRSSSKFMGSPPTQAGSSKLRHTTVVALQRKALVWSPLKLRSLKNNRKPSLLPSRSSTDIQCNPPHITY; from the exons ATGGAtg ATCGAACCGTGGAAACTCCTTCAGAGAACTGTAATTTCTTCGCTTCTAGTTATGATTTGAATCCTTCGTTGCCATCTGCTTCAG TTAAAACCCCCCTAGAGGATTCAATTTCTCGCTCAG aaCATACTCAAGAGATTGAAACCAGCCAAATTCTAGAGACTGAAACTAGCGAATCAGGCATAGATaaag TTGAGAGAAGTTCCAATTTTACGGATGAGAATAGCTTGTCAAATGGAATACAAGAAACTTCTCCAGACCAGGGGCAGACCCTTCctatattgaagaaaataattgatttgagcACCAAAGTGCAG GAACTGAAGAAAGAGTACAGTGTCCTATCTGATCAAGTGAAGCTTACTACAGATTCCTTCCCTGGCCTTGAAGTTCTCAACACTCTTGGGCTTCTCA GTACTGAATATgaacttttaaagaaaaagtatgTTGAAGAATCATCTGAACGCAAGAGGCTCTACAATGAAGTAATTGAGCTTAAAGGCAATATCAGGGTCTTTTGCAGATGTAGACCTTTAAACCAAACTGAAATTACAAATGGGTGTGCTCCTGTTGTTGAATTTGACTCAACTCAAGATAATGAGCTTCAGGTCGTTTGCTCTGATTCTGCAAAAAAACAATTTAAGTTTGACCATATCTTTAGGCCTGAAGACAACCAAG AAGTTGTTTTTGCTCAAACTAAGCCTATCGCAACTTCGGTGTTGGACGGTTATAATGTCTGCATATTTGCCTATGGACAAACCGGAACTGGGAAGACATTTACGATGGAGGGCACACCTGAAAATAGAGGAGTTAACTACAGGACTCTAGAGGAGTTGTTTCGGATTTCTGAAGAGAGAGGTGGAATTATTAGATATGGATTGTTTGTGAGCATGTTAGAAGTTTACAACGAGAAGATACGGGACCTACTGGTTGAAAACTCCAATCAACCAGCAAAGAA GTTGGAGATAAAGCAAGCAGCAGAGGGAACACAGGAAGTCCCAGGACTAGTTGAAGCTCGTGTTTATGGTACCGAGGATGTTTGGGAGCTGCTGAAGTCTGGAAGCCGAGTCAGATCGGTTGGCTCCACCAATGCTAATGAGCTCAGCAGTCGTTCTCACTG CTTGTTAAGAGTGACGATTAAAGgggaaaatttaataaatggaCACTGCACAAAAAGTCATCTTTGGCTGGTAGACTTGGCTGGTAGTGAGCGTGTGGGGAGAACTGAAGTTGAAGGTGAAAGATTGAAGGAATCTCAGTTCATTAACAAATCTCTCTCAGCGCTTGGTGATGTTATTTCTGCCCTTGCATCAAAAACGGCTCACATTCCTtacag GAACTCCAAGCTTACTCATATTCTGCAGAGCTCTCTAG GGGGAGATTGCAAGACCCTGATGTTTGTCCAGATCAGCCCTGATGTAGCTGATCTGGGAGAAACTCTTTGTTCCCTGAATTTTGCCAGCCGAGTCCGAGGAATTGAGAGTGGACCTGCTCGCAAACAGGTGGACTTTAACGAGCTCTTCAAGTACAAGCAAATG GCAGAAAAGCTCAAGCACGATGAGAAGGAGACAAAGAAATTGCAGGATAACTTGCAGTCTTTGCAGTTGAGGCTTTCTGCTAGAGAACATATCTGCAGGAATCTTCAAGAGAAG GTTCGAGACCTTGAGAACCAACTGGCAGAGGAAAGGAAAACCCGACTAAAGCAGGAAGCTAGAGCTTTTTCTGCCGCTTCTGTTCAGCCCTCAGCGTTGCCATCTTTAAAACAAGCAGGACAGAAGTCTATCACACAGAAAAAGCCACCCTTGGGGCCTTCAAAGCTGAGGTTGCCACTTCGAAGAATTACCAATTTCCTGTCGCAGCCATCTCCCATACCGCCTAAAAAGACCAGCAAAACCACTTCTATCATCCCAGCGTCAGGAGGAGGCAAAGAAAACATTACTACAACAACAATGGCAGCAACGAACGCCAAAGGCCTTATGAAACCGAGACGGTTCTCTGTTGCCGTGagaccacctcctcctcctctttcatcaacaacaacagcaactcAGGTTCTTCAGCCTAGGAGACGAGTCTCCATTGCCACCCTCCGCCCAGAACCCAGCTCTCAGATGTCAACGCCACTCCACACCTCCACCTCGCGATTTAAAAATGATAGCGCAATGGGCCGGCAGTCATTTGTGAGGGACCCACGGAAGGCAAGGTATTCAAGGTTGTTTTCTCCATTGCCAGAGTCGAGGAGTAGGGCAGCAGAGACAACACCAACCGCCATGAGGAGCAGCAGCAAGTTCATGGGAAGTCCCCCAACACAGGCCGGTTCATCCAAATTGAGACATACAACAGTTGTTGCACTACAACGGAAGGCATTAGTGTGGAGTCCGCTCAAGTTGAGAAGCTTGAAGAATAACAGGAAGCCCTCATTGTTGCCTTCTCGATCCTCCACTGATATTCAATGTAATCCTCCACACATTACATACTGA
- the LOC121261370 gene encoding kinesin-like protein KIN-14S isoform X3: MDDRTVETPSENFKTPLEDSISRSEHTQEIETSQILETETSESGIDKEKVERSSNFTDENSLSNGIQETSPDQGQTLPILKKIIDLSTKVQELKKEYSVLSDQVKLTTDSFPGLEVLNTLGLLSTEYELLKKKYVEESSERKRLYNEVIELKGNIRVFCRCRPLNQTEITNGCAPVVEFDSTQDNELQVVCSDSAKKQFKFDHIFRPEDNQEVVFAQTKPIATSVLDGYNVCIFAYGQTGTGKTFTMEGTPENRGVNYRTLEELFRISEERGGIIRYGLFVSMLEVYNEKIRDLLVENSNQPAKKLEIKQAAEGTQEVPGLVEARVYGTEDVWELLKSGSRVRSVGSTNANELSSRSHCLLRVTIKGENLINGHCTKSHLWLVDLAGSERVGRTEVEGERLKESQFINKSLSALGDVISALASKTAHIPYRNSKLTHILQSSLGGDCKTLMFVQISPDVADLGETLCSLNFASRVRGIESGPARKQVDFNELFKYKQMAEKLKHDEKETKKLQDNLQSLQLRLSAREHICRNLQEKVRDLENQLAEERKTRLKQEARAFSAASVQPSALPSLKQAGQKSITQKKPPLGPSKLRLPLRRITNFLSQPSPIPPKKTSKTTSIIPASGGGKENITTTTMAATNAKGLMKPRRFSVAVRPPPPPLSSTTTATQVLQPRRRVSIATLRPEPSSQMSTPLHTSTSRFKNDSAMGRQSFVRDPRKARYSRLFSPLPESRSRAAETTPTAMRSSSKFMGSPPTQAGSSKLRHTTVVALQRKALVWSPLKLRSLKNNRKPSLLPSRSSTDIQCNPPHITY, from the exons ATGGAtg ATCGAACCGTGGAAACTCCTTCAGAGAACT TTAAAACCCCCCTAGAGGATTCAATTTCTCGCTCAG aaCATACTCAAGAGATTGAAACCAGCCAAATTCTAGAGACTGAAACTAGCGAATCAGGCATAGATaaag AAAAAGTTGAGAGAAGTTCCAATTTTACGGATGAGAATAGCTTGTCAAATGGAATACAAGAAACTTCTCCAGACCAGGGGCAGACCCTTCctatattgaagaaaataattgatttgagcACCAAAGTGCAG GAACTGAAGAAAGAGTACAGTGTCCTATCTGATCAAGTGAAGCTTACTACAGATTCCTTCCCTGGCCTTGAAGTTCTCAACACTCTTGGGCTTCTCA GTACTGAATATgaacttttaaagaaaaagtatgTTGAAGAATCATCTGAACGCAAGAGGCTCTACAATGAAGTAATTGAGCTTAAAGGCAATATCAGGGTCTTTTGCAGATGTAGACCTTTAAACCAAACTGAAATTACAAATGGGTGTGCTCCTGTTGTTGAATTTGACTCAACTCAAGATAATGAGCTTCAGGTCGTTTGCTCTGATTCTGCAAAAAAACAATTTAAGTTTGACCATATCTTTAGGCCTGAAGACAACCAAG AAGTTGTTTTTGCTCAAACTAAGCCTATCGCAACTTCGGTGTTGGACGGTTATAATGTCTGCATATTTGCCTATGGACAAACCGGAACTGGGAAGACATTTACGATGGAGGGCACACCTGAAAATAGAGGAGTTAACTACAGGACTCTAGAGGAGTTGTTTCGGATTTCTGAAGAGAGAGGTGGAATTATTAGATATGGATTGTTTGTGAGCATGTTAGAAGTTTACAACGAGAAGATACGGGACCTACTGGTTGAAAACTCCAATCAACCAGCAAAGAA GTTGGAGATAAAGCAAGCAGCAGAGGGAACACAGGAAGTCCCAGGACTAGTTGAAGCTCGTGTTTATGGTACCGAGGATGTTTGGGAGCTGCTGAAGTCTGGAAGCCGAGTCAGATCGGTTGGCTCCACCAATGCTAATGAGCTCAGCAGTCGTTCTCACTG CTTGTTAAGAGTGACGATTAAAGgggaaaatttaataaatggaCACTGCACAAAAAGTCATCTTTGGCTGGTAGACTTGGCTGGTAGTGAGCGTGTGGGGAGAACTGAAGTTGAAGGTGAAAGATTGAAGGAATCTCAGTTCATTAACAAATCTCTCTCAGCGCTTGGTGATGTTATTTCTGCCCTTGCATCAAAAACGGCTCACATTCCTtacag GAACTCCAAGCTTACTCATATTCTGCAGAGCTCTCTAG GGGGAGATTGCAAGACCCTGATGTTTGTCCAGATCAGCCCTGATGTAGCTGATCTGGGAGAAACTCTTTGTTCCCTGAATTTTGCCAGCCGAGTCCGAGGAATTGAGAGTGGACCTGCTCGCAAACAGGTGGACTTTAACGAGCTCTTCAAGTACAAGCAAATG GCAGAAAAGCTCAAGCACGATGAGAAGGAGACAAAGAAATTGCAGGATAACTTGCAGTCTTTGCAGTTGAGGCTTTCTGCTAGAGAACATATCTGCAGGAATCTTCAAGAGAAG GTTCGAGACCTTGAGAACCAACTGGCAGAGGAAAGGAAAACCCGACTAAAGCAGGAAGCTAGAGCTTTTTCTGCCGCTTCTGTTCAGCCCTCAGCGTTGCCATCTTTAAAACAAGCAGGACAGAAGTCTATCACACAGAAAAAGCCACCCTTGGGGCCTTCAAAGCTGAGGTTGCCACTTCGAAGAATTACCAATTTCCTGTCGCAGCCATCTCCCATACCGCCTAAAAAGACCAGCAAAACCACTTCTATCATCCCAGCGTCAGGAGGAGGCAAAGAAAACATTACTACAACAACAATGGCAGCAACGAACGCCAAAGGCCTTATGAAACCGAGACGGTTCTCTGTTGCCGTGagaccacctcctcctcctctttcatcaacaacaacagcaactcAGGTTCTTCAGCCTAGGAGACGAGTCTCCATTGCCACCCTCCGCCCAGAACCCAGCTCTCAGATGTCAACGCCACTCCACACCTCCACCTCGCGATTTAAAAATGATAGCGCAATGGGCCGGCAGTCATTTGTGAGGGACCCACGGAAGGCAAGGTATTCAAGGTTGTTTTCTCCATTGCCAGAGTCGAGGAGTAGGGCAGCAGAGACAACACCAACCGCCATGAGGAGCAGCAGCAAGTTCATGGGAAGTCCCCCAACACAGGCCGGTTCATCCAAATTGAGACATACAACAGTTGTTGCACTACAACGGAAGGCATTAGTGTGGAGTCCGCTCAAGTTGAGAAGCTTGAAGAATAACAGGAAGCCCTCATTGTTGCCTTCTCGATCCTCCACTGATATTCAATGTAATCCTCCACACATTACATACTGA